The Mesorhizobium sp. B1-1-8 genome contains a region encoding:
- the fdhE gene encoding formate dehydrogenase accessory protein FdhE, giving the protein MPRQIIPAGSDPTAIGEVSAPPFARLPEPASLFSRRAQRWNALAAGHELRPYLGFLAALADVQHRIQEGLAEPEIPDGAARERARSFGMPPLDRNSLALGMAAETLDRLVAAALEIEKPGAAADALDRLRQATPAKRVGMMRNVLAGAIPMEALAEHVYAAAALQVHFARLAARLDAHALVPVGEGACPACGSPPASSIIVGWQGAHGSRFCACSLCGTLWNYVRIKCMLCGSTKGIGYQEIEGGPGTVKAETCDSCGCYVKILHQHKDPDLDPIADDVATLGLDMLVRETGYRRGSFNPFLIGY; this is encoded by the coding sequence ATGCCAAGACAGATAATTCCGGCCGGTTCCGACCCCACCGCCATAGGCGAGGTCTCCGCCCCTCCCTTTGCCCGCCTTCCAGAGCCCGCAAGTCTGTTTTCTCGTCGTGCGCAGCGGTGGAACGCGCTGGCTGCAGGCCATGAGCTGCGTCCCTATCTTGGCTTTCTTGCCGCTCTCGCCGATGTGCAGCACCGCATCCAGGAGGGCCTGGCGGAGCCAGAGATACCTGACGGCGCGGCGCGCGAGCGCGCGCGCAGTTTTGGAATGCCGCCGCTCGACCGCAACAGCCTCGCGCTCGGCATGGCCGCAGAGACGCTCGACCGCCTGGTCGCCGCGGCATTGGAGATCGAGAAGCCAGGCGCCGCGGCCGATGCGCTGGACCGTTTGAGGCAGGCCACTCCCGCGAAGCGTGTCGGCATGATGCGCAATGTGCTCGCCGGTGCGATCCCGATGGAGGCGCTCGCCGAGCACGTCTATGCCGCGGCCGCGCTGCAGGTTCACTTCGCCCGTCTCGCCGCCCGACTGGACGCCCATGCGCTGGTGCCGGTGGGCGAAGGCGCATGCCCCGCCTGCGGATCCCCGCCGGCATCCTCGATCATAGTCGGCTGGCAGGGGGCCCATGGGTCGCGCTTCTGCGCATGCTCGCTGTGCGGCACATTGTGGAACTATGTGCGCATCAAATGCATGTTGTGCGGCTCCACCAAGGGCATCGGCTATCAGGAGATCGAGGGCGGGCCGGGAACGGTGAAGGCAGAGACCTGCGATTCCTGCGGCTGCTACGTGAAGATCCTGCATCAGCACAAGGATCCCGATCTCGACCCGATCGCCGACGACGTGGCGACGCTTGGCCTCGACATGCTCGTGCGCGAAACGGGCTATCGCCGCGGATCGTTCAACCCGTTCCTGATCGGCTACTGA
- the selA gene encoding L-seryl-tRNA(Sec) selenium transferase: protein MSGLPASRLRDLPSVDRVLKTPLAAAAVERFGQQSTTRAIRDALEEVRAACRNGAAVPDPCDLAADALVRLKAAEHPSLRPVFNLTGTVLHTNLGRALIAGEAAEAMRAVMREAVALEFDIGTGRRGERDDHLRTLICELTGAEDATIVNNNAAAVLLVLNTLSLGREAIVSRGELIEIGGAFRMPDIMVRAGAKLVEVGTTNRTHPRDYLSAIGPATGLVFKVHTSNYRIEGFTAEVPARELSAIARERGVPLVHDLGSGTLIDLTQYGLRHEPTVGEAIADGADLVTFSGDKLLGGPQAGFIVGRKDLVAKVNRNPMKRALRIDKLRLAALEATLKLYRNPDRLAERLPTLRLLARPAVDIAAQAQRLAPLLSQMLGGQFSVQVMECRSQVGSGAMPLDTLPSAGLALSPHSGSGQALEALAAALRALPVPVIGRVEKRALVLDLRCLEDEAGFVANLANFTPGGDGGAVA from the coding sequence ATGTCCGGTCTTCCCGCAAGCCGCCTGCGCGATCTCCCTTCAGTCGATCGCGTGCTGAAGACGCCACTCGCGGCTGCGGCGGTCGAGCGCTTCGGGCAGCAGTCCACGACGCGGGCCATCCGCGATGCGCTCGAAGAAGTGCGGGCGGCGTGCCGCAACGGGGCCGCCGTGCCTGATCCGTGCGATCTAGCCGCCGACGCGCTTGTCCGGCTCAAGGCCGCCGAGCACCCATCGTTGCGCCCGGTTTTCAACCTGACCGGCACTGTGCTGCACACCAATCTCGGCCGCGCGCTGATTGCGGGCGAAGCCGCCGAGGCGATGCGCGCCGTCATGCGCGAGGCAGTGGCGCTCGAGTTCGATATCGGGACGGGCAGACGCGGCGAACGTGACGATCATCTGCGCACGCTCATATGCGAGCTCACGGGGGCGGAGGACGCGACCATCGTCAACAACAACGCGGCTGCGGTCCTGCTCGTCCTCAACACGCTCTCGCTCGGCCGCGAGGCGATCGTGTCGCGTGGCGAGCTGATCGAGATCGGCGGCGCTTTCCGCATGCCGGACATTATGGTCCGCGCGGGTGCGAAACTCGTTGAGGTCGGGACCACCAACCGGACGCATCCCCGGGACTATCTGTCGGCCATCGGTCCGGCGACCGGGCTGGTGTTCAAGGTGCATACGTCCAACTATCGGATCGAGGGGTTCACGGCGGAGGTCCCGGCGCGCGAGCTTTCGGCAATCGCCAGGGAGCGCGGCGTGCCTCTCGTCCACGATCTCGGCTCGGGCACGCTCATCGATCTTACCCAATATGGCCTCAGGCACGAGCCGACCGTGGGCGAGGCGATCGCGGACGGCGCCGATCTCGTCACCTTCTCGGGCGACAAGCTGCTCGGAGGGCCGCAGGCAGGTTTCATCGTCGGCAGGAAGGATCTTGTTGCCAAGGTCAACCGAAACCCGATGAAGAGGGCGCTTCGCATCGACAAGCTCCGGCTGGCGGCGCTGGAGGCGACGCTGAAGCTCTATCGCAACCCGGATCGCCTGGCCGAGCGTTTGCCGACTCTGAGGCTGCTCGCGCGCCCCGCCGTCGATATTGCCGCGCAGGCCCAGCGTCTGGCTCCCCTGCTTTCCCAGATGTTGGGAGGTCAATTTTCAGTGCAGGTGATGGAGTGCCGCAGCCAGGTCGGATCGGGCGCAATGCCGCTCGATACTTTGCCGAGCGCCGGGCTTGCCCTCAGCCCCCATTCGGGAAGCGGTCAGGCTCTGGAAGCGCTTGCAGCCGCGTTGCGGGCGCTGCCTGTTCCGGTGATCGGACGGGTCGAAAAGCGGGCGCTCGTGCTTGATCTGCGTTGCCTTGAAGACGAAGCCGGCTTTGTGGCCAATCTCGCGAACTTCACTCCGGGAGGAGATGGTGGTGCGGTGGCTTGA
- a CDS encoding formate dehydrogenase subunit gamma: MAGDDLKPNEQVHPGKPVIVDRYTVGARINHWITAASLVLLALSGLAMFHPSLFFLSGLFGGGQFTRFIHPWIGVVLFFSFLGLFLRFWKANLWRREDGTWLGRFRDVLANHEDNVPEVGKYNAGQKLVFWSMSVLIVILISSGLVAWDQYFSQYTTIDQKRVAILVHSIAAVAIIGVWIVHFYSAIWVRGTIPAMTRGRVTGGWAWRHHRKWLRELVTKSSKETGSSGSNPAE; this comes from the coding sequence ATGGCCGGGGATGACCTCAAGCCGAACGAACAGGTCCATCCCGGCAAGCCGGTGATCGTGGACCGCTACACGGTGGGGGCACGGATCAACCACTGGATCACGGCGGCGAGCCTGGTCCTACTCGCCCTGTCCGGCCTTGCGATGTTCCACCCGAGCCTGTTCTTCCTGTCCGGCCTCTTCGGCGGGGGCCAGTTCACGCGCTTCATTCATCCCTGGATCGGCGTCGTGCTCTTCTTCAGCTTCCTTGGACTTTTCCTTCGATTCTGGAAGGCCAATCTGTGGAGACGCGAGGACGGGACGTGGCTCGGCCGTTTCCGCGACGTGCTGGCCAACCATGAGGATAATGTTCCCGAGGTCGGCAAATACAATGCCGGCCAAAAACTCGTCTTCTGGTCAATGTCGGTGCTGATTGTGATCCTCATCTCCAGTGGACTGGTGGCATGGGATCAGTATTTCTCCCAGTATACGACAATCGATCAGAAGCGTGTGGCCATACTTGTCCATTCCATAGCGGCGGTGGCGATCATCGGCGTCTGGATCGTCCATTTCTACTCGGCCATCTGGGTGCGCGGTACCATTCCGGCCATGACACGTGGGCGGGTGACCGGCGGCTGGGCCTGGCGGCATCACCGCAAATGGCTGCGGGAGCTCGTCACCAAATCGAGCAAGGAAACAGGATCATCGGGATCAAACCCCGCCGAATAG
- the fdxH gene encoding formate dehydrogenase subunit beta has product MFPPIPNPSTAQTAPRLSEKDLIRRSASTVPAPEKQLTEVAKLIDVSKCIGCKACQTACIEWNDTHPEVGVFAGAFENPPDLTPDMFTLMRYSEWDNPETSELEWLIRKDGCMHCADPGCLKACPAPGAIVQYSNGIVDFVHENCIGCGYCIKGCPFNIPRISKVDHTAYKCTLCSDRVAVGQGPACAKACPTQAIVFGTKEEMKQHADGRIKDLKSRGFVNAGLYDPPGVGGTHVMYVLHHADKPEIYSGLPKDPKISPLVEAWKGVTKYAGLTIMGVAAGVGLLHHLIMGPNRVTEADEEHAEQLTEGDSHGRG; this is encoded by the coding sequence ATGTTTCCTCCCATTCCCAACCCTTCGACGGCGCAGACGGCCCCGCGTCTCTCCGAGAAGGACCTCATCCGCCGCTCTGCGTCGACCGTGCCTGCCCCGGAAAAGCAGCTGACGGAAGTCGCCAAGCTTATCGATGTCTCGAAATGCATCGGCTGCAAGGCCTGCCAGACGGCCTGCATCGAGTGGAACGACACGCATCCGGAGGTCGGCGTCTTCGCCGGCGCTTTCGAGAATCCGCCCGATCTGACGCCGGACATGTTCACGCTGATGCGCTACAGCGAATGGGACAACCCCGAGACCAGTGAGCTCGAATGGCTGATCCGCAAGGACGGCTGCATGCACTGCGCCGATCCCGGCTGCCTCAAGGCCTGCCCGGCGCCGGGCGCGATCGTGCAATATTCGAACGGCATCGTCGATTTCGTCCATGAGAACTGCATCGGCTGCGGCTACTGCATCAAAGGCTGCCCGTTCAACATCCCGCGCATCTCCAAGGTCGACCACACGGCCTACAAATGCACGCTCTGCTCCGACCGCGTCGCGGTCGGCCAAGGCCCAGCCTGCGCCAAGGCCTGCCCGACCCAAGCGATCGTGTTCGGTACGAAGGAGGAGATGAAACAGCATGCCGACGGCCGCATCAAGGACCTCAAGTCGCGCGGCTTCGTCAATGCCGGCCTCTATGATCCGCCGGGCGTCGGCGGGACACATGTGATGTATGTGCTGCATCATGCCGACAAGCCGGAGATCTATAGCGGCCTGCCCAAGGATCCGAAGATCAGTCCATTGGTCGAGGCTTGGAAAGGTGTGACCAAATATGCAGGCCTCACGATCATGGGTGTGGCGGCCGGTGTCGGCTTGCTCCATCATTTGATCATGGGACCGAACAGGGTAACCGAGGCGGATGAGGAGCACGCCGAACAGCTGACGGAAGGCGACAGCCATGGCCGGGGATGA